In Rubrobacter calidifluminis, a genomic segment contains:
- a CDS encoding VOC family protein, whose protein sequence is MSVGACDLDASSRFYRELFGMEEIPSPNFPLPVRWLRLGDLQLHLFQTDDPPPRAYHFGIDVDDFEKVYERSRELGVRVEEGYYSKVYELPDGAVQLYLRDPAGNLVEVNHPDSSSLDHSVVSDLQPLPAPQTRSTASARLYQARSGRPDGPSLKG, encoded by the coding sequence GTGAGCGTCGGAGCGTGCGACCTGGATGCTTCATCGCGGTTCTACCGGGAGCTCTTCGGTATGGAGGAGATCCCCTCCCCCAACTTCCCATTACCGGTGCGCTGGCTACGGCTGGGCGATCTCCAGCTGCACCTCTTCCAGACCGACGATCCGCCCCCTCGCGCCTATCACTTCGGGATAGACGTGGACGACTTCGAGAAGGTCTACGAGAGGTCGCGCGAGCTGGGTGTACGGGTGGAAGAAGGCTACTACTCGAAGGTCTACGAACTGCCGGATGGCGCCGTTCAGCTCTACCTGCGCGACCCTGCGGGCAATCTGGTCGAGGTGAACCACCCAGACTCCTCCTCCCTCGATCACTCGGTCGTCTCCGATCTCCAGCCACTGCCAGCTCCCCAGACCAGAAGCACAGCCTCCGCTCGACTCTATCAGGCACGAAGCGGCAGACCGGACGGCCCCAGTCTGAAGGGATGA